From the Pseudomonas sp. SORT22 genome, one window contains:
- a CDS encoding MAPEG family protein, translated as MNTLLSIYALCVVVLFVKMLAISCYQGFYRISRLTFKNPEDAGLVGRPPSAEELPQVARAAQAWANDLENIPLFFVLGALCLVFNPPLMLTAGLMLLFTVARLLHTLCFLARWQPWRTIAYAVAIVCLLAMAALVSMGALRHF; from the coding sequence ATGAATACGCTGCTTTCCATCTACGCGCTGTGCGTGGTCGTGCTGTTTGTGAAGATGCTGGCGATCTCCTGCTACCAGGGCTTCTATCGCATCAGCCGCCTGACCTTCAAGAACCCCGAAGACGCCGGCCTGGTCGGCCGCCCGCCGAGCGCCGAGGAACTGCCGCAGGTCGCCCGTGCGGCTCAGGCCTGGGCCAACGATCTGGAGAACATTCCGCTGTTTTTCGTGCTCGGCGCGCTGTGCCTGGTATTCAACCCACCGCTCATGCTCACGGCCGGGCTGATGCTGTTGTTCACCGTCGCCCGCCTGCTGCACACGCTGTGCTTTCTGGCCCGCTGGCAACCGTGGCGCACGATCGCCTACGCCGTGGCAATCGTCTGCCTGTTGGCGATGGCGGCGCTGGTCAGCATGGGCGCCCTGCGGCATTTCTGA
- a CDS encoding carbohydrate porin, with product MPRASRITPALLLALASTTALADDLMTRNTLTGDWGGLRHQLDEQGIKFTGDYSGETAYNADGGLHRSARYSQNLKLGVQFDLGKLYGLDNGGKVQLTINDRRGNSASEDLVGNRLPIQENYGGLYTRLTELSYERSLFTPALNVKLGYMAMGNDLGGLDSGILCNFMNAGFCGHPLNMSGGSGWTNYPNAHLGVRVKYDLSPAWQLRVAAFNVDPESNGNSSRAWHLGPKHTTGTVVPVELVYKLAGELPGEYKLGYYYDSSDVKRIGSDKEVSGRSGHYLLVDQAVWASQSSEGRSLHAFGQYSAASAAASPFSKWYGAGVVLYKPFEGRPRDTLAFGYGRAVPNPRSRDVQQDAAVAAGVAYPNLDSAEQLIELSYGYQATPWLTLRPDVQYIIEPGAFSADNIDNALVFGLQVKATF from the coding sequence ATGCCCCGCGCTTCTCGCATCACCCCTGCCCTGCTCCTGGCCCTGGCCAGCACCACGGCCCTGGCCGACGACCTGATGACCCGCAACACCCTGACCGGCGACTGGGGCGGCCTGCGCCATCAGCTCGACGAACAGGGCATCAAGTTCACTGGCGACTACAGCGGCGAAACCGCCTACAACGCCGATGGCGGCCTGCACCGCTCGGCGCGTTACTCGCAGAACCTCAAGCTGGGCGTGCAGTTCGACCTGGGCAAGCTGTACGGCCTGGACAACGGCGGCAAAGTCCAGCTGACGATCAACGACCGCCGCGGCAACAGCGCCTCCGAAGACCTGGTGGGCAACCGCCTGCCGATCCAGGAAAACTACGGCGGCCTCTACACCCGCCTGACTGAACTGAGCTACGAGCGCAGCCTGTTCACCCCGGCGCTGAACGTAAAGCTCGGCTACATGGCCATGGGCAACGACCTCGGCGGCCTCGACAGCGGCATCCTCTGCAACTTCATGAACGCCGGTTTCTGCGGCCATCCGCTGAACATGTCCGGCGGCAGCGGCTGGACCAACTACCCCAACGCGCACCTGGGCGTGCGGGTCAAATACGACCTGTCGCCGGCTTGGCAACTGCGCGTGGCGGCGTTCAACGTCGACCCCGAAAGCAACGGCAACTCCAGCCGCGCCTGGCACCTGGGCCCCAAGCACACCACCGGCACCGTGGTTCCGGTGGAGCTGGTGTACAAGCTTGCCGGCGAACTGCCGGGTGAGTACAAGCTCGGTTACTACTACGACAGCTCCGATGTGAAACGCATTGGCAGCGACAAAGAGGTGTCCGGCCGCAGCGGCCATTACCTGCTGGTGGACCAGGCCGTCTGGGCCTCGCAGAGCTCCGAGGGCCGCAGCCTGCATGCCTTCGGCCAGTACTCGGCCGCCAGCGCCGCCGCCTCGCCATTCAGCAAGTGGTATGGCGCAGGCGTGGTGCTGTACAAGCCGTTCGAAGGCCGCCCGCGTGACACGCTTGCCTTCGGCTATGGCCGCGCCGTGCCCAACCCGCGCAGCCGTGATGTGCAGCAAGACGCCGCCGTGGCCGCAGGGGTTGCCTACCCCAACCTGGACAGCGCCGAGCAGTTGATTGAACTGAGCTACGGCTACCAGGCCACCCCGTGGCTGACCCTGCGCCCGGATGTGCAATACATCATCGAGCCGGGGGCGTTTTCCGCTGACAACATCGACAACGCGCTGGTGTTCGGCCTGCAGGTCAAAGCCACGTTCTGA
- a CDS encoding glucose/quinate/shikimate family membrane-bound PQQ-dependent dehydrogenase, whose amino-acid sequence MTHSPRANGASTFILVGLGVIIALLGLALAAGGVKLVSLGGSWYFLLGGLLMALSGLLIARRKLAGAWLFAAFVLGTAIWAVADVGLVFWPLFSRLFMFAAMGLAVTLVYPLLKRAAGATPGRGAYGLAAVLAIALAVAAGNMFVAHPGVAPTGDGPGLTAVDPANAQKDWAHYGNSEGGSRFAALDQINRSNVDKLKVAWTYHTGDVAISDGNGAEDQLTPLQVGNKVFICTPHNNLIALDADTGKELWKNPINAKSAVWQRCRGMAYFDASAPIAQPTQPNSTPIIAASVPAGANCQRRLLTNTIDARLIAVDADTGEFCQGFGNNGQVDLKAGLGNVPDAFYQLSSAPLMAGTTVVVGGRVADNVQTDMPGGVIRGFDVISGQMRWAFDPGNPQDRNAPTGDNTYVRSTPNSWAPMSYDPAMNTLFLPMGSSSTDIYGVERTELNHKYGASVLALDATSGEEKWVYQTVHNDLWDFDLPMQPSLIDFTKADGQSVPALVIGTKAGQIYVLDRASGKPLTEVVETPVKPGNIPGEPYSPTQPKSVGMPQIGAQQLTESDMWGATPYDQLLCRIDFKKMRYDGLYTAPGTDLSLSFPGSLGGMNWGSISTDPVHGFIFVNDMRLGLWIQMIPSQNKGQAASGGEALNTGMGAVPLKGTPYAVNKNRFLSVAGIPCQAPPFGTLTAIDMKTRKVAWQVPVGTVEDTGPLGIRMHLPIKVGLPTLGGTLSTQGGLVFIAGTQDFYLRAFNSANGEEVWKARLPVGSQGGPMTYVSPKTGKQYVVITAGGARQSTDRGDYVMAYALP is encoded by the coding sequence ATGACGCACTCACCGCGCGCCAACGGCGCCTCAACATTCATCCTGGTTGGCCTGGGCGTGATCATCGCCCTGCTCGGCCTTGCGCTCGCCGCCGGTGGCGTGAAGCTGGTCAGCCTCGGTGGTTCCTGGTACTTCCTGCTCGGCGGCCTGCTGATGGCGCTTTCCGGGCTGCTGATCGCCCGCCGCAAACTGGCCGGGGCCTGGCTGTTTGCCGCCTTTGTGCTCGGCACCGCGATCTGGGCCGTGGCCGATGTCGGCCTGGTGTTCTGGCCGCTGTTCTCGCGCCTGTTCATGTTCGCCGCGATGGGCCTGGCGGTGACGCTGGTGTACCCGCTGCTCAAGCGTGCCGCCGGCGCCACCCCAGGCCGTGGTGCCTATGGCCTGGCCGCAGTGCTGGCAATCGCCCTGGCGGTGGCGGCCGGCAATATGTTCGTCGCCCACCCAGGCGTTGCCCCCACCGGTGACGGCCCGGGCCTGACCGCGGTCGACCCGGCCAACGCGCAAAAAGACTGGGCCCACTACGGCAACAGCGAAGGCGGCAGCCGCTTCGCCGCCCTGGACCAGATCAACCGCAGCAACGTCGACAAGCTGAAAGTGGCCTGGACCTACCACACCGGTGACGTCGCCATCAGCGATGGCAACGGTGCCGAAGACCAGCTGACGCCGCTGCAGGTTGGCAACAAGGTGTTCATCTGCACCCCGCACAACAACCTGATCGCCCTTGATGCCGACACCGGCAAAGAGCTGTGGAAGAACCCGATCAACGCCAAGTCGGCAGTCTGGCAGCGTTGCCGCGGCATGGCCTATTTCGATGCCAGCGCGCCGATCGCCCAACCGACCCAGCCCAACAGCACCCCGATCATCGCCGCCAGCGTGCCGGCCGGTGCCAACTGCCAGCGCCGCCTGCTGACCAACACCATTGACGCCCGCCTGATCGCGGTCGACGCCGACACCGGTGAGTTCTGCCAGGGCTTTGGCAACAATGGCCAGGTCGACCTCAAGGCCGGCCTGGGCAATGTCCCGGACGCGTTCTACCAATTGTCTTCGGCGCCGCTGATGGCCGGCACCACGGTGGTGGTCGGCGGCCGGGTTGCCGACAACGTCCAGACCGACATGCCAGGCGGCGTGATCCGCGGCTTTGACGTGATCAGCGGGCAGATGCGCTGGGCCTTCGACCCGGGCAACCCGCAAGATCGCAATGCGCCGACTGGCGACAACACCTACGTGCGCAGCACCCCCAACAGCTGGGCACCGATGTCCTATGACCCGGCGATGAACACCCTGTTCCTGCCGATGGGCAGCTCGTCCACCGACATCTATGGCGTCGAGCGTACCGAGCTGAACCACAAGTACGGCGCTTCGGTGCTGGCCCTGGACGCGACCAGCGGCGAAGAGAAGTGGGTGTACCAGACCGTGCACAACGACCTCTGGGACTTTGACCTGCCGATGCAGCCAAGCCTGATCGACTTCACCAAGGCCGACGGTCAGTCGGTGCCAGCGCTGGTCATCGGCACCAAGGCCGGGCAGATCTACGTGCTCGACCGCGCCAGCGGCAAGCCGCTGACCGAAGTAGTCGAGACCCCGGTCAAGCCGGGCAACATCCCCGGCGAGCCGTACTCGCCGACCCAGCCTAAATCGGTGGGCATGCCGCAGATCGGCGCCCAGCAACTGACCGAGTCGGACATGTGGGGCGCCACCCCGTATGACCAGCTGCTGTGCCGCATCGACTTCAAGAAGATGCGCTACGACGGCCTGTACACCGCACCGGGCACCGACCTGTCGCTGAGCTTCCCGGGCTCGCTGGGCGGCATGAACTGGGGCAGCATCTCCACCGACCCGGTGCATGGTTTTATCTTCGTCAACGACATGCGCCTGGGCCTGTGGATTCAGATGATCCCGTCGCAGAACAAAGGCCAGGCCGCCTCCGGGGGTGAAGCGCTGAACACCGGCATGGGCGCGGTACCGCTCAAGGGCACGCCGTATGCGGTGAACAAGAACCGCTTCCTGTCGGTGGCCGGCATTCCGTGCCAGGCGCCGCCCTTCGGCACCCTCACTGCCATCGACATGAAGACCCGCAAGGTTGCCTGGCAAGTGCCGGTCGGCACCGTCGAAGACACCGGCCCACTGGGCATCCGCATGCACCTGCCGATCAAGGTTGGCCTGCCGACCCTCGGCGGCACCCTGTCGACCCAGGGCGGCCTGGTGTTTATCGCCGGCACCCAGGACTTCTACCTGCGCGCGTTCAACAGCGCCAACGGTGAAGAAGTGTGGAAAGCCCGCCTGCCGGTCGGCAGCCAGGGCGGCCCGATGACCTATGTGTCGCCGAAAACCGGCAAGCAGTATGTGGTCATCACCGCCGGTGGTGCGCGTCAGTCGACGGACCGTGGCGACTATGTAATGGCCTACGCGCTGCCGTAA
- a CDS encoding MFS transporter translates to MAAIDNTTTGSAPKRGITKEERKVIFASSLGTVFEWYDFYLYGSLAAIIAKHFFAGVNETTSFIFALLAFAAGFAVRPFGAIVFGRLGDMIGRKYTFLITIVIMGISTAVVGLLPDYATIGVAAPVILITLRLLQGLALGGEYGGAATYVAEHAPKGKRGYFTSWIQTTATLGLFLSLLVILACRTILGTEAFEAWGWRIPFLLSILLLIVSVYIRLQLSESPVFQKMKAEGKASKAPLTESFARWDNLKIVIMALLGGTAGQAVVWYTGQFYALFFLLQMLKIDPQTANLLIAGSLLIGTPFFILFGSLSDRIGRKGIIMAGCIIAALTYFPIFKALTEYGNPDVFIAQEKNPVTVVADPNQCSFQFDPVGKAKFTSSCDLAKSVLAKKAIPYANVKAEPGSVAQIHIGDKVLQSFEGTGMPAADFKAQNDAFIATLGTALKDAGYPEKADPAKTNYPMVLLLLTILVIYVTMVYGPIAAWLVELFPTRIRYTSMSLPYHIGNGWFGGFLPTVAFAMVAATGDIYYGLWYPIVIAVMTAILGTFFLPETKDRDITDT, encoded by the coding sequence ATGGCGGCAATCGACAATACAACCACGGGCAGCGCGCCCAAACGCGGGATCACCAAGGAAGAGCGCAAGGTGATTTTCGCCTCCTCCCTGGGCACGGTGTTCGAGTGGTATGACTTCTACCTCTACGGCTCGCTCGCCGCGATCATCGCCAAGCACTTCTTCGCCGGGGTCAACGAGACCACGTCGTTCATCTTCGCCCTCCTCGCCTTCGCCGCAGGCTTTGCCGTACGGCCGTTCGGCGCGATTGTGTTCGGCCGGCTGGGGGACATGATCGGGCGCAAGTACACCTTTTTGATCACCATCGTGATCATGGGTATCTCCACCGCCGTGGTTGGTTTGCTGCCCGATTACGCCACCATCGGCGTGGCCGCGCCGGTCATCCTGATCACCCTGCGCCTGCTCCAGGGCCTGGCCCTGGGCGGTGAGTATGGCGGTGCGGCAACCTACGTCGCCGAGCATGCGCCCAAGGGCAAGCGCGGTTACTTCACCTCGTGGATTCAGACCACCGCCACCCTGGGGCTGTTTCTGTCGCTGCTGGTGATCCTCGCCTGCCGAACCATTCTCGGCACCGAGGCGTTCGAGGCCTGGGGCTGGCGGATCCCGTTTTTGCTGTCGATCCTGCTGCTGATCGTCTCGGTGTACATCCGCCTGCAACTGAGCGAGTCGCCGGTGTTCCAGAAGATGAAGGCCGAGGGCAAGGCCTCGAAGGCGCCGCTGACCGAGTCGTTCGCCCGCTGGGACAACCTCAAGATCGTCATCATGGCCCTGCTCGGCGGCACCGCCGGCCAGGCGGTGGTGTGGTACACCGGGCAGTTCTACGCGCTGTTCTTCCTGTTGCAGATGCTCAAGATCGACCCGCAGACCGCCAACCTGCTGATTGCCGGCTCACTGCTGATCGGTACGCCGTTCTTCATCCTGTTCGGCAGCCTTTCGGACCGCATCGGCCGCAAGGGCATCATCATGGCCGGCTGCATCATCGCCGCGCTGACCTACTTCCCGATCTTCAAGGCGCTGACCGAATACGGTAACCCCGACGTGTTCATCGCCCAGGAGAAGAACCCGGTGACGGTGGTGGCCGACCCCAACCAATGCTCGTTCCAGTTCGACCCGGTGGGCAAGGCCAAATTCACCAGCTCCTGCGACCTGGCCAAGAGCGTGCTGGCGAAAAAAGCCATCCCCTACGCCAACGTCAAGGCAGAGCCGGGCAGCGTCGCGCAGATCCATATCGGCGACAAGGTGCTGCAAAGCTTTGAAGGCACCGGCATGCCGGCCGCCGATTTCAAGGCGCAGAACGACGCCTTCATCGCCACCCTGGGCACGGCCCTGAAAGATGCCGGCTACCCGGAAAAAGCCGACCCGGCCAAGACCAACTACCCGATGGTGTTGCTGCTGCTGACCATCCTGGTGATCTACGTGACCATGGTCTACGGGCCGATCGCCGCCTGGCTGGTGGAGCTGTTCCCCACGCGCATCCGCTACACCTCGATGTCACTGCCCTACCACATCGGCAACGGCTGGTTCGGCGGCTTCCTGCCAACCGTGGCCTTTGCCATGGTCGCCGCCACCGGCGACATCTACTACGGGCTTTGGTACCCGATCGTCATCGCGGTGATGACGGCGATTCTCGGCACCTTCTTCCTGCCGGAAACCAAGGACCGCGACATCACTGATACTTAA
- a CDS encoding barstar family protein, translating into MRVVRIDLGQVTSARQLHHLLRDSLGFPEWYGCNWDAFWDAISGLVQMPQQLQLSGWEAFARHLPRDAELMQKCLATLQAEYPQMASEVLFE; encoded by the coding sequence GTGCGGGTGGTAAGGATTGATCTGGGCCAGGTGACCAGCGCCAGGCAATTGCATCACCTGTTAAGGGACTCCCTCGGTTTTCCCGAATGGTATGGCTGTAACTGGGATGCCTTCTGGGATGCGATCAGCGGGCTTGTGCAGATGCCTCAACAGTTGCAGCTCAGTGGCTGGGAGGCTTTTGCCAGGCACTTGCCCAGAGACGCCGAACTGATGCAGAAGTGCCTGGCCACGCTGCAGGCCGAGTATCCGCAGATGGCCTCTGAAGTGCTGTTCGAGTGA
- a CDS encoding histidine phosphatase family protein, giving the protein MEVTLGWLLLRADLRLNIAKSPDWRIAARSVRGMRFLSVLRRTCGVLSLQTASSGTIAGLSANTYEWKKSELPMKRYYIVTHGQAQHHIDNLVGGWFDSRLTPKGIEQAKALASFFTAQGFSKSPAIYSSDLLRCKETATIVADALGLEPNLDARLREMSFGSHEGMEQALHDSIMKACAEKPGERMDHAICDGAETRRQFARRIYDFVATLDAEVECAIIVTHGFAASFLISALQRVPVESMAFISFKMSAGGVSELIEDDLFKNVTLTKLNMQV; this is encoded by the coding sequence ATGGAAGTCACGTTGGGCTGGCTACTATTGCGGGCTGACCTGCGACTTAATATTGCAAAAAGCCCGGATTGGCGAATCGCTGCGCGATCTGTCCGGGGCATGCGTTTTTTGTCCGTATTGCGTCGTACTTGCGGCGTTTTATCGCTGCAAACTGCCAGTTCTGGCACAATCGCCGGCCTGTCAGCGAACACTTACGAATGGAAGAAAAGTGAACTACCTATGAAGCGGTATTACATTGTTACCCACGGACAGGCGCAACATCACATCGATAACCTTGTCGGCGGCTGGTTTGATTCCAGGCTAACGCCTAAAGGGATCGAACAGGCCAAGGCCCTGGCCAGTTTTTTTACGGCCCAGGGGTTTTCAAAAAGCCCGGCAATTTACTCTTCTGACCTGCTGCGTTGTAAAGAGACCGCAACAATAGTTGCCGATGCCCTGGGGCTTGAGCCGAACCTCGACGCACGGTTGCGCGAGATGTCGTTCGGCAGTCATGAGGGCATGGAGCAGGCGCTGCATGACAGCATCATGAAAGCTTGCGCCGAGAAACCCGGCGAGCGCATGGACCATGCCATCTGCGACGGGGCTGAAACCCGTCGGCAATTCGCACGTCGAATTTACGACTTTGTCGCAACGCTGGATGCTGAGGTTGAATGCGCAATTATCGTAACCCACGGCTTTGCCGCCAGTTTCCTGATTAGCGCGTTACAACGCGTGCCGGTCGAGAGCATGGCGTTTATCTCGTTCAAAATGTCTGCAGGCGGTGTGTCGGAGTTGATAGAGGATGATCTGTTCAAGAACGTCACCCTGACAAAGTTGAATATGCAGGTTTAG
- a CDS encoding tyrosine-protein phosphatase, which produces MYQRLLCSLSVLSLSIAAAQAAESVPLDTPRLARIDNFRDIAGTTHAYSTAHDGTMRSGVFYRSNALTPSAADLATLNGLGIKAIYDLRTPDEIAATPDTLIEGARYRNIDIIGNNTSGADITRVSFTSAADAIAMMQETNRAFVNDAGMRGQFTTLFNELAAGDGAALFHCTAGKDRTGWTAAVLLSIAGVDSATIMDNYLATNDYTAARVAATLAHMPASMAAIYAPLLAVDASYLQAGLDQVTAQYGSMDNYLKEGLGLSQETLYVLRAKMVSYNSLPGQLGLLGNAAAGAQLLQQLQDSSLSGTYSAYNYYLQSAIDAGDLAGVESTVGGQVHADAASYLLRQGALIDRAAAPYSRGIELKVGQYRLWSTALASYLGTDGSSHAASSNEHSQGLMIGLTQRFSEQFSGHAGFGYSRGNVGGAGGEADTDLTLFKAGARYAPAGLERGLFVDAGLSAGWLDYTSKRELGGGLGAAKGDSHGTLSGASLALGYRMPSSAIMLEPSLGLRISHLDLSGFNEKGSELALEVDGIQQTRRSAFANLDVALGAIDLAGWQLVPGVQLGYEHVLDDHQVDSQGHLLGLDIEQRAAFDNRDQFTAGVNLMVSLGALSFAAEAGASSGGDSHGASGSLKASYLF; this is translated from the coding sequence GTGTATCAACGACTGTTGTGTTCGCTGTCCGTTTTGAGCCTGTCCATCGCCGCCGCCCAGGCCGCAGAAAGTGTGCCGCTGGATACCCCGCGCCTGGCGCGTATCGACAACTTTCGCGATATCGCCGGCACCACCCATGCCTATTCCACTGCCCACGACGGCACGATGCGCAGCGGCGTGTTCTACCGCTCCAACGCCCTGACGCCGTCGGCCGCAGACCTGGCCACGCTCAACGGCCTGGGCATCAAGGCAATCTACGACCTGCGCACGCCGGATGAGATCGCCGCCACCCCCGACACCCTGATCGAGGGCGCGCGCTATCGCAACATCGACATCATCGGCAACAACACCTCCGGCGCCGACATCACCCGCGTCAGCTTCACCAGTGCCGCCGATGCCATTGCCATGATGCAGGAGACCAATCGCGCGTTCGTCAACGATGCCGGCATGCGTGGCCAGTTCACCACGCTGTTCAATGAGCTGGCGGCGGGCGATGGTGCGGCGCTGTTCCACTGCACCGCCGGCAAGGACCGCACCGGTTGGACCGCCGCAGTATTGCTGAGCATTGCCGGGGTCGACAGCGCGACGATCATGGACAACTACCTGGCCACCAACGACTACACCGCCGCACGCGTGGCGGCGACCCTGGCGCACATGCCGGCGAGCATGGCGGCGATCTATGCGCCGCTGCTGGCAGTGGACGCCAGCTACCTGCAAGCCGGCCTCGACCAGGTCACCGCGCAGTACGGCAGCATGGACAACTACCTCAAGGAGGGCCTGGGCTTGTCTCAGGAGACCCTCTACGTACTGCGGGCCAAGATGGTGTCCTACAACAGCCTGCCCGGCCAGTTGGGCTTGCTCGGCAACGCCGCGGCCGGCGCGCAGCTGTTGCAGCAGTTGCAGGACAGCAGCCTGTCGGGCACCTACAGTGCCTACAACTATTACTTGCAGTCGGCCATCGATGCCGGTGACCTGGCTGGCGTCGAGTCGACCGTCGGCGGCCAGGTGCATGCCGACGCCGCCAGCTACCTGTTGCGCCAGGGCGCGCTGATCGACCGCGCCGCCGCGCCTTACAGCCGCGGCATTGAGCTTAAGGTTGGCCAGTACCGGTTGTGGAGTACTGCCCTGGCCAGCTACCTGGGCACCGACGGTTCAAGCCATGCCGCCAGCAGCAACGAGCACAGCCAGGGCCTGATGATCGGCCTGACCCAGCGCTTTTCCGAGCAGTTCAGCGGCCACGCCGGTTTTGGCTACAGCCGTGGCAATGTCGGCGGCGCGGGCGGTGAGGCGGACACCGACCTGACCTTGTTCAAGGCCGGTGCGCGCTACGCTCCGGCGGGGCTTGAGCGTGGCCTGTTCGTCGATGCCGGCCTCAGTGCCGGCTGGCTCGATTACACCAGTAAGCGCGAGCTTGGCGGTGGGCTGGGCGCGGCCAAGGGCGACAGCCATGGCACCCTCAGCGGCGCCAGCCTGGCCCTGGGCTATCGCATGCCATCCAGTGCCATCATGCTGGAGCCAAGCCTGGGCCTGCGCATCAGTCACCTGGACCTCTCGGGCTTTAACGAAAAAGGCAGCGAACTGGCCCTTGAGGTCGATGGCATCCAGCAAACCCGGCGCAGCGCATTCGCCAACCTCGATGTTGCACTCGGCGCCATTGACCTGGCGGGCTGGCAACTGGTGCCGGGCGTGCAGCTGGGCTACGAGCATGTGCTGGACGATCACCAGGTCGACAGCCAGGGCCACTTGCTGGGCCTGGACATCGAACAGCGCGCCGCCTTCGACAACCGCGACCAGTTCACTGCCGGGGTCAACCTGATGGTCAGCCTGGGGGCGCTGAGCTTCGCTGCCGAAGCCGGCGCCAGCAGCGGCGGTGACAGCCACGGCGCCAGTGGCAGCCTCAAGGCCAGCTACTTGTTCTGA
- a CDS encoding AraC family transcriptional regulator, with protein sequence MYSSMTRKQIILRSDSMHSDDFGAVFSSLFGNLYADTPPLPGNINIGGVYGRHDGVSFRRMHYRGDFTFCFPESQDEITFVIPSSGTLILNPDRDAAGFRHMGLAIDKADVRSMRLMDDHDQCGISIRRALFTERLATLLGKPILGRLYFEPVVPLAHLQGIRALVELATGSQFDLLLHAGALMPARLQEMLVDALLEIWPHNFSQALQRPAPMIAPRHVKLAIEYLQAHPHSQVSGTELARMCNVSLRALQDGFRRFMGLSIVAYQRQLRLEHAHHALRQRGAASVTEVALASGFSNVGRFCQYFHSAFGVSPAEVRNGAGQRRRAGPAGSQNK encoded by the coding sequence GTGTACTCAAGCATGACCCGCAAACAGATCATCCTGCGCTCAGACAGCATGCACAGCGACGACTTCGGCGCAGTGTTCAGCAGCCTGTTCGGCAACCTGTACGCCGATACCCCACCGCTGCCCGGTAACATCAACATCGGTGGCGTCTATGGCCGCCATGACGGCGTGAGTTTTCGGCGCATGCATTACCGCGGTGACTTCACTTTCTGCTTTCCCGAGTCACAGGATGAAATCACCTTCGTCATTCCCTCCTCCGGGACCCTGATCCTTAACCCCGATCGTGACGCGGCGGGTTTTCGGCACATGGGCCTGGCGATCGACAAGGCCGATGTACGCTCGATGCGCTTGATGGATGATCACGACCAGTGCGGTATCTCGATCCGCCGGGCGCTGTTTACCGAGCGGCTGGCAACGCTGCTGGGCAAGCCGATTCTCGGCAGGTTGTATTTTGAGCCTGTGGTGCCGCTGGCCCACCTGCAGGGCATCAGGGCCCTGGTGGAGCTGGCCACCGGCAGCCAGTTCGACCTGCTGCTGCACGCCGGGGCGCTGATGCCGGCGCGCCTGCAGGAAATGCTCGTCGATGCGCTGCTCGAAATCTGGCCGCACAACTTCAGCCAGGCCCTGCAGCGCCCGGCGCCGATGATCGCGCCGCGACATGTGAAGCTGGCCATCGAGTACCTTCAGGCCCATCCGCACAGCCAGGTGAGCGGCACCGAGCTTGCGCGAATGTGCAACGTCAGCCTGCGTGCCTTGCAGGACGGTTTTCGGCGTTTCATGGGTTTGTCGATCGTCGCCTACCAGCGCCAACTGCGCCTGGAACACGCGCACCATGCACTGCGCCAACGCGGCGCGGCGTCGGTCACCGAGGTGGCGCTGGCGTCTGGCTTCAGCAATGTCGGCAGGTTCTGTCAGTACTTTCACAGTGCCTTCGGCGTCAGCCCTGCCGAGGTGCGCAACGGCGCGGGCCAGCGGCGCAGGGCTGGCCCGGCTGGCAGTCAGAACAAGTAG
- a CDS encoding DUF1842 domain-containing protein — protein MTDSLQAPVIGLFPLSYVIGTDAPGAQRLVLDLLVHPSDRTLRGSAQLTQATNPPLDLNLDVWGTYSYQLFLPPSPSNILITLQGNHGGPTANSPIIFSLHLAVGSDWQKGQAGYRYLNNQGQWIVVEAPAHREDTRIKAFGNQDIQALLHTATLEAAIATGDVAHLKALAAGDAGVALNTAIDSTKSASGKAGKSSRA, from the coding sequence ATGACTGACTCACTACAAGCACCTGTAATAGGACTCTTCCCCCTGTCCTACGTCATCGGAACCGATGCACCCGGCGCCCAGCGCCTGGTTCTCGATTTGCTGGTGCATCCGTCTGACCGCACCCTGCGCGGCAGCGCCCAGCTCACCCAGGCCACCAACCCGCCACTGGACCTGAACCTGGACGTCTGGGGCACCTACAGCTACCAGCTGTTCCTGCCGCCGAGCCCGAGCAATATCCTTATCACCCTGCAAGGTAACCACGGCGGCCCGACGGCCAATTCGCCGATCATCTTCAGCCTGCACCTGGCGGTGGGCTCGGACTGGCAGAAAGGCCAGGCCGGTTACCGCTACCTGAATAACCAGGGGCAATGGATCGTGGTCGAGGCGCCAGCGCACCGCGAAGACACCCGTATCAAGGCCTTCGGTAATCAGGACATCCAGGCGCTATTGCACACCGCGACCCTGGAGGCGGCCATTGCTACCGGCGATGTCGCCCACCTCAAGGCCCTGGCGGCCGGTGATGCGGGCGTAGCCCTGAACACCGCCATCGATTCGACCAAGAGCGCTTCCGGCAAAGCCGGCAAGTCCAGCCGCGCCTGA